A genome region from Arthrobacter sp. SLBN-100 includes the following:
- a CDS encoding alpha/beta fold hydrolase, which produces MKTTHSGQPPAPSFFSPDLPGRTHASSLQLAGGKVAFWTYEPVQETPETRTILVIHGFRGDHHGLLRVADRLPEMRIIMPDLPGFGSSEAFRSGGHTVPGYGAFITDFMSTLGLGPDTVLLGHSFGSILAAHFVAAQPAAVHPLILINPIAAPALEGPKGIMTRLAVLYYKLAARLPGPLGQALLRSPLIVRVMSETMAKTTDRELRRFIHGQHHAYFSAFASRDSLLESFTASVSSHVAEVAGRLRLPVLLVAGEKDEIANLPDQHRLLELLPDGELKVIPGVGHLIHYETPEPAARYIRSFLKDHPA; this is translated from the coding sequence ATGAAAACAACCCATTCGGGGCAGCCGCCCGCGCCCTCCTTCTTCAGCCCTGACCTGCCCGGACGCACCCATGCCTCTTCCCTGCAGCTCGCCGGCGGGAAGGTGGCCTTCTGGACCTATGAACCTGTCCAGGAAACACCGGAAACAAGGACCATCCTGGTGATCCACGGGTTCCGCGGCGACCATCACGGACTGCTGCGCGTGGCCGACCGGCTTCCCGAAATGCGCATCATCATGCCGGACCTGCCGGGTTTCGGCAGCTCAGAGGCGTTCCGATCCGGCGGCCACACGGTGCCCGGCTACGGGGCGTTCATCACGGACTTCATGAGTACCCTGGGCCTGGGACCGGACACGGTTCTCCTGGGGCACTCTTTCGGGTCCATCCTCGCCGCGCACTTCGTGGCCGCCCAACCCGCCGCCGTGCATCCCCTGATCCTTATCAATCCCATTGCCGCGCCGGCCCTCGAAGGTCCCAAAGGCATCATGACCAGGCTGGCGGTGCTGTACTACAAACTTGCCGCCCGGCTTCCCGGCCCGTTGGGGCAGGCACTCCTGCGAAGCCCGTTGATTGTCCGTGTGATGAGCGAGACCATGGCCAAGACAACCGACCGGGAGCTGCGGCGCTTTATCCACGGCCAGCACCACGCGTACTTCAGCGCATTCGCCAGCAGGGACAGCCTCCTCGAATCGTTCACAGCCTCCGTCAGCAGCCACGTGGCCGAGGTGGCCGGCCGGTTGCGCCTTCCGGTGCTGCTGGTTGCCGGCGAAAAGGACGAAATCGCCAACCTGCCCGACCAGCACCGGCTTCTCGAGCTGCTGCCCGACGGCGAACTCAAGGTCATTCCGGGCGTTGGCCATCTGATCCACTACGAGACGCCGGAGCCCGCCGCCCGATATATCCGCAGCTTCCTGAAGGACCATCCCGCGTGA
- a CDS encoding sugar-binding transcriptional regulator → MYYLQDLTMDAIARELRTSRSTVSRLLSSARDSGLVQVQIRNPLDTAPELEGLIRRRYGVDVHVVPVVETLNEAETLDRVAMQAARTIGPLVDSNAIIGVAWGSTLSAVSRHLTRKITHDSVIVQLNGAGNMHTTGITYASDIMRRFGNAYGARVEQFPVPAFFDHAATKTAMWNERSVQRILVLQSKMSIAIFGVGSVDADYPSHVYAGGYLDENDLSILANSDVVGDVATVFFRSDGSSDGIVLNERSTGPALSELRQVRRRICVVSGVSKINGLKGALAAGLATDLILDEATARRLVGLEGITGSNR, encoded by the coding sequence ATGTATTACCTGCAGGACCTTACGATGGACGCTATTGCCCGCGAACTCCGGACCTCGCGGTCAACGGTTTCACGGTTGTTGTCCTCGGCCCGGGACTCGGGCCTGGTCCAAGTCCAGATCCGCAACCCGCTGGACACCGCCCCGGAGCTGGAAGGCCTGATCCGCCGCCGGTACGGGGTTGACGTCCACGTTGTTCCGGTGGTGGAAACCCTCAACGAGGCCGAAACCCTGGACCGCGTGGCCATGCAGGCGGCGCGAACCATCGGGCCCCTGGTGGATTCCAACGCGATTATCGGCGTGGCCTGGGGCTCCACGCTCAGCGCCGTCAGCCGGCACCTGACCAGGAAAATTACGCACGACAGTGTAATTGTGCAGCTGAATGGCGCCGGCAACATGCACACAACAGGCATCACCTACGCGAGCGACATCATGCGCCGCTTCGGCAACGCCTACGGAGCACGGGTGGAACAGTTCCCGGTTCCCGCCTTCTTTGACCACGCCGCCACCAAGACCGCGATGTGGAATGAACGCAGCGTGCAGCGGATCCTCGTACTTCAGTCCAAGATGAGCATCGCGATCTTTGGTGTCGGCTCAGTGGACGCCGACTACCCGAGCCATGTCTACGCCGGCGGTTACCTGGACGAGAACGACCTCAGCATCCTGGCTAATTCCGACGTGGTGGGCGACGTGGCCACCGTTTTCTTCCGCAGCGACGGTTCATCGGACGGCATCGTCCTGAACGAGCGGTCCACCGGACCGGCCCTGTCAGAACTCCGGCAGGTCCGTCGCAGGATCTGCGTAGTTTCAGGGGTCTCCAAAATCAACGGCCTCAAAGGCGCCCTTGCGGCCGGCCTGGCGACAGACCTGATCCTCGACGAGGCCACCGCGCGCCGCCTGGTGGGCCTGGAAGGCATCACGGGTTCGAATAGGTAG
- a CDS encoding primosomal protein N', with the protein MQPSLLQGFPDRKHQAGPQLADHLPVARVLVESSLPHLDRPFDYGVPATLDGEAQPGVRVKVKFNGQDLSGFIMERVAESDAGHMLLPLAKVVSPVPVLTPEIRDLATAVAARYAGTLSDVLRVAVPPRVARLEKTFPGLPEPAAKQEPAAEEAAAGQPMNTGADVTGHGAWAEYRNGPAFLRHLADGGAPRAAVNPLRGSGPAGWTQLVAQAVAAVFSSGRGALVVVPDNRDLARLEEALTSVLPEQAVARLTAEDGPTPRYQNFLRLLAGTARVAIGTRSAAYAPVRHLGLVVCWDDGDDLHIEQRAPYAHAREVLLLRAEQAGAACLLAGHTRSTEVQRLVETGWVLPVEADRSVVRRAVPRVVNTADSFEQVRDPLARIARLPGAAWRAAKEGLERGPVLVQVARAGYVPSLVCETCREPARCGTCQGPLALASGSSAVPQCRWCSTPALNWGCSHCGGRRLRKGATGVMRTAEELGRGFPGKTVITSSGDQVKATVGTGASLVVATVGAEPVAEGGYAAALLLDGDSLLRRENLRAGEDTVRRWFNAAALVRPASEDGLVVITASETSAVGALLRWDPAGYARRELSLRVELQLPPAVRIASVTGPRAAVEHFTAAVAAQLEPAGISLRSAGPAPVVLNGPPSGRRVEEDVRTLLFFPYAQAAAVTRVLRATRAATAAKRSAEPVQLRLDGVDVL; encoded by the coding sequence GTGCAGCCATCCCTGCTGCAGGGCTTCCCGGACCGGAAACACCAGGCCGGCCCGCAGTTGGCAGACCACCTGCCAGTGGCCCGTGTGCTCGTGGAGTCCTCCCTGCCCCACCTGGACCGGCCCTTTGATTACGGCGTCCCGGCCACTCTCGACGGGGAGGCCCAGCCTGGGGTCAGGGTCAAGGTCAAATTCAACGGCCAGGATTTGAGCGGCTTCATTATGGAGCGGGTGGCAGAGTCCGACGCCGGCCACATGCTCCTGCCGCTGGCAAAGGTTGTCTCCCCGGTTCCTGTCCTGACGCCGGAAATCCGCGACCTCGCCACCGCCGTCGCTGCCCGCTACGCCGGAACGCTGAGCGATGTCCTCCGTGTCGCAGTCCCGCCCCGGGTGGCCCGGCTGGAGAAAACTTTCCCTGGTCTCCCCGAACCAGCGGCCAAGCAGGAACCAGCGGCTGAGGAGGCGGCGGCCGGCCAGCCAATGAACACTGGCGCGGACGTTACCGGGCATGGCGCCTGGGCTGAGTACCGCAACGGTCCGGCATTCCTCCGCCACCTGGCCGACGGCGGGGCGCCACGGGCGGCAGTCAATCCGCTTCGGGGCTCCGGCCCCGCAGGCTGGACCCAACTGGTGGCCCAAGCAGTGGCCGCTGTCTTCTCTTCGGGCCGGGGTGCCTTGGTGGTGGTGCCGGATAACCGCGACCTGGCCCGGCTTGAGGAGGCGCTCACGAGCGTGCTGCCGGAGCAGGCCGTAGCCCGCCTGACGGCAGAGGACGGACCCACTCCGCGCTACCAGAACTTCCTGCGCCTCCTTGCCGGCACAGCACGTGTGGCGATTGGCACGAGGTCGGCTGCCTACGCCCCGGTCAGGCACCTGGGGCTCGTTGTTTGCTGGGACGACGGCGACGACCTCCACATCGAGCAGCGCGCGCCCTATGCCCATGCCCGCGAGGTCCTGCTCCTGCGCGCCGAACAGGCAGGGGCGGCATGCCTCCTGGCTGGCCACACCCGGAGTACCGAAGTCCAGCGGCTGGTGGAGACGGGCTGGGTGCTTCCCGTCGAGGCCGATCGGAGCGTGGTCCGCCGCGCGGTCCCGCGGGTGGTGAACACTGCTGACAGCTTCGAGCAGGTTCGGGATCCGCTCGCCCGGATTGCCCGGCTGCCCGGTGCTGCCTGGCGTGCTGCCAAGGAAGGACTCGAGCGCGGGCCCGTCCTGGTCCAAGTGGCACGTGCAGGGTATGTGCCCTCACTGGTGTGCGAAACCTGCCGTGAACCGGCCAGGTGCGGAACCTGCCAAGGGCCGCTGGCGCTGGCCAGCGGCAGTTCCGCGGTTCCGCAGTGCCGCTGGTGCTCCACCCCGGCACTCAATTGGGGCTGCTCCCATTGCGGCGGCCGGAGGCTCCGCAAGGGTGCTACCGGAGTGATGCGAACGGCCGAGGAACTGGGGCGCGGTTTTCCGGGAAAAACGGTGATCACGTCCTCGGGCGACCAAGTCAAAGCCACTGTAGGCACGGGTGCATCATTGGTAGTAGCCACCGTAGGTGCAGAACCCGTGGCCGAGGGCGGCTATGCGGCGGCGCTGCTCCTGGACGGCGACTCGTTGCTGCGGCGGGAAAACCTGCGGGCCGGCGAGGACACAGTGCGCCGGTGGTTCAACGCCGCTGCCCTGGTGCGGCCGGCCTCCGAGGACGGACTCGTCGTCATCACGGCATCCGAGACGTCCGCCGTGGGTGCCCTGCTGCGGTGGGACCCTGCCGGTTACGCCCGGCGGGAGCTGTCTTTGCGGGTGGAACTGCAGTTGCCGCCCGCGGTGCGGATTGCGTCGGTCACCGGCCCCCGGGCCGCCGTCGAACACTTTACGGCCGCAGTGGCAGCCCAACTGGAACCGGCCGGGATCAGCCTGCGCAGCGCGGGGCCGGCCCCGGTAGTCCTTAACGGACCGCCCTCAGGGCGCCGGGTCGAAGAGGATGTCCGGACCCTCCTGTTTTTCCCGTACGCCCAGGCAGCGGCCGTAACCCGGGTCCTGCGCGCAACCCGGGCTGCGACCGCCGCAAAGCGGAGCGCGGAGCCCGTCCAGCTTCGCCTTGACGGCGTGGACGTACTCTAG
- a CDS encoding glycosyltransferase family 4 protein, translated as MKIVIDARFTRTDHHDGISRYGTSLIEATAKIADVSMLVSDLRQLALLPDVPYTLINSPLSPMELFVARKVNRLGADVVVCPMQTMGSWGRKYGLVLTLHDLIYYEHTAPPGFLPAPVRLLWRLYHKAFWPQRLLLNRADAVATVSRTTEALMAKYRLTRRPVRIIGNAPQPAAEPRTPEAGAEPSLVYMGSFMPYKNVETMVAGMASLPGYTLHLLSRITPQRRAELEKLVPPGAHVVFHNGVTDEEYATFLKTATALVSLSRAEGYGLPLVEAMALGTPVIASDIPIFREVGGDCASYVDPASPEQFAAAVTKLKDRERWEEASRRSLARAREFTWDESARQLVDVAHDIIARRRS; from the coding sequence GTGAAGATAGTCATTGATGCCCGTTTCACCAGGACCGACCACCATGACGGCATCAGCCGCTATGGAACGAGCCTGATCGAGGCCACCGCGAAGATCGCAGATGTTTCCATGCTGGTTTCGGACCTCCGGCAGCTCGCCCTGCTGCCCGATGTTCCATATACGCTGATCAACAGTCCCCTCTCCCCCATGGAACTGTTTGTTGCGCGCAAAGTGAACCGGTTGGGCGCAGACGTGGTGGTCTGCCCTATGCAGACAATGGGCAGCTGGGGCCGGAAATACGGACTGGTCCTGACGCTGCACGACCTCATCTATTACGAGCACACTGCGCCGCCAGGATTCCTGCCCGCCCCGGTCCGCCTGCTGTGGCGGCTGTACCACAAGGCTTTCTGGCCGCAGCGGCTCCTCCTCAACCGGGCGGACGCGGTGGCAACCGTCAGCAGGACAACGGAGGCGCTGATGGCCAAGTACCGGCTGACGCGGCGGCCCGTAAGGATCATCGGCAACGCTCCCCAGCCAGCCGCAGAACCGCGGACACCGGAGGCCGGCGCCGAACCTTCACTCGTCTACATGGGGTCCTTTATGCCCTACAAGAATGTGGAAACCATGGTGGCGGGGATGGCTTCGCTCCCCGGCTACACGCTTCACCTGCTGAGCAGGATCACTCCTCAGCGCCGCGCAGAGCTGGAAAAGCTCGTCCCGCCCGGAGCCCATGTGGTGTTCCACAACGGGGTCACGGACGAGGAGTACGCAACCTTCCTGAAAACGGCGACGGCGCTGGTGAGCCTCTCCCGGGCCGAAGGTTACGGCCTGCCGCTCGTTGAAGCCATGGCGCTGGGCACCCCCGTCATTGCCAGTGACATCCCCATTTTCCGGGAAGTGGGCGGTGATTGCGCCAGCTACGTTGATCCGGCCTCGCCCGAACAGTTCGCCGCTGCTGTGACGAAGCTCAAGGACCGGGAACGGTGGGAGGAAGCCTCGCGGCGCTCCCTGGCCCGTGCCCGCGAGTTCACCTGGGACGAATCGGCCCGCCAACTGGTGGACGTGGCACACGACATCATCGCCCGGCGCCGGAGCTAA
- a CDS encoding aldo/keto reductase, which translates to MRTSPRLSLNNGVLIDQLGFGLYKVPPSDAAGLVAMALDAGYRHFDTAAMYGNESGVARGISSQLGSPAGSGGSGELFPAPAREDLFVTTKVWNDHHGYDATLRAFDDSMVNLGLDYVDMYLIHWPCPRRGLFQETYRALETLYREGKVRAIGVSNFQPAHLDRLLQTAEVTPAVNQIELHPWLQQHELRKIHDDLGIRTEAWSPLGRGRVLADPVIQACAAEHGRTPAQVILRWHVQLGNIAIPKASSEARIRENLDVFHFELSARDMDALAGLDRGERTGSHPDNVN; encoded by the coding sequence ATGAGGACCTCACCCCGGCTCAGCCTGAACAACGGTGTGCTGATCGACCAGCTGGGCTTTGGCCTGTACAAGGTGCCGCCGTCGGACGCAGCCGGACTCGTGGCCATGGCCCTCGATGCCGGCTACCGGCATTTTGATACCGCGGCCATGTACGGCAACGAGTCGGGTGTTGCCCGCGGCATCAGCTCCCAGCTCGGTAGTCCGGCAGGCAGCGGCGGCTCTGGGGAACTCTTCCCGGCACCCGCCAGGGAAGACCTTTTCGTCACCACGAAGGTGTGGAACGACCACCACGGCTACGACGCGACCCTCCGGGCATTCGATGACTCGATGGTCAACCTCGGCCTGGACTACGTGGACATGTACCTCATCCACTGGCCCTGCCCCCGGCGCGGACTGTTCCAGGAAACTTACCGGGCCCTTGAGACGCTCTACCGGGAGGGAAAGGTCCGGGCCATTGGTGTCAGCAACTTCCAGCCTGCGCATCTTGACCGGCTGCTGCAGACAGCCGAAGTAACACCGGCCGTCAACCAGATCGAGCTGCACCCCTGGCTTCAGCAGCATGAGCTCCGCAAGATTCACGATGACCTGGGCATCCGGACCGAAGCGTGGAGCCCCCTGGGCCGCGGACGCGTGCTTGCCGACCCCGTCATCCAGGCGTGCGCCGCCGAACACGGCAGGACGCCTGCCCAGGTCATCCTCCGCTGGCACGTACAGCTCGGGAACATCGCCATCCCCAAAGCCAGCTCCGAGGCACGGATCCGGGAGAACCTGGACGTCTTCCACTTTGAGCTTTCGGCCCGGGATATGGATGCGCTCGCGGGCCTCGACCGGGGCGAGCGCACCGGCTCCCATCCGGACAACGTCAATTAG
- a CDS encoding glycerol-3-phosphate dehydrogenase/oxidase — protein MGPKDSPAHPAAPKPVRERASVHNLRRRPHAKVLVVGGGINGVGTFRDLALQGVDVALVERGDYCQGASGASSHMIHGGIRYLENGEFRLVRESVVERNRLLRIAPHYVKPLQTTIPIFSTFSGILAAPLRFLTHKQQGKPKERGAFLIKLGLSLYDSFSRNGGAVPRHRFTGRKRALAELPGLRPDIKYAATYFDASVHNPERLTLDVLQDGEKAGQVPGAANTQGSTARASNYLSLKSMTGQPNRGTGKGSTVRLRDELTGEEFDFTADVIVNTTGAWVDLTNEAMGTASAFMGGTKGSHVVLDHPGLLDACRGREIFFEHTDGRIVLIYPMGDRVLVGTTDVDAEMGQDAVCTDEEIDYFFELIGHVFPDIPVSRDQIVYTFSGVRPLPRHDATHPGFVSRDYRIERRGPGSAASGPGAVVLSLVGGKWTTFRALAEHLTNDVLAELGVQRKVSTAQLPIGGGAGFPADEAGVQKWIKQHMAPGRDADRTAGLLTRYGTRAEAVMAYLDAGPDHVLHSTRELSVRELEFMAVHEQVGHLVDVLIRRTSLAFRGLVTGELLNEVAEVLAVPLAWDATARAAEIRHAQEVLQRFHRVEINSLVA, from the coding sequence TTGGGACCCAAGGATTCACCTGCCCATCCAGCCGCGCCGAAGCCCGTCCGTGAACGCGCATCAGTACACAACTTGAGGCGGCGCCCCCACGCAAAGGTGCTGGTGGTCGGCGGCGGAATCAACGGCGTCGGAACCTTCCGGGACCTCGCCCTGCAGGGAGTGGACGTGGCACTCGTTGAGCGGGGGGACTACTGCCAGGGAGCCAGCGGAGCGTCCTCGCACATGATCCATGGCGGCATCAGGTACCTCGAAAACGGCGAGTTCAGGCTGGTCCGGGAATCGGTAGTGGAGCGCAACCGGCTGCTTCGGATCGCCCCGCACTACGTCAAGCCGCTGCAGACCACCATCCCCATTTTCAGCACCTTCTCCGGTATCCTCGCCGCTCCGCTGCGGTTCCTTACCCACAAACAGCAGGGCAAGCCCAAGGAACGCGGCGCCTTCCTCATCAAGCTTGGCCTCAGCCTCTACGACTCCTTCTCACGCAACGGAGGAGCCGTGCCGCGGCACCGGTTCACGGGCCGCAAACGCGCCCTGGCTGAACTGCCCGGCCTGCGCCCGGACATCAAATACGCGGCCACGTATTTCGACGCCTCCGTCCACAACCCGGAGCGGCTCACCCTCGACGTCCTGCAGGACGGCGAAAAAGCAGGGCAGGTGCCCGGCGCCGCCAATACCCAGGGCAGCACCGCCCGGGCCAGCAACTACCTTTCGCTGAAATCCATGACCGGCCAGCCCAACCGCGGCACTGGCAAAGGCAGCACGGTGCGGCTGCGTGATGAGCTGACCGGTGAGGAGTTCGACTTCACCGCGGATGTCATCGTTAACACCACGGGCGCCTGGGTGGATCTCACCAATGAGGCGATGGGAACCGCCTCCGCCTTTATGGGCGGCACCAAGGGTTCGCACGTTGTGCTGGACCACCCAGGGCTGCTTGACGCCTGCCGCGGACGTGAGATTTTCTTCGAACACACGGACGGGCGGATCGTCCTCATTTATCCCATGGGAGACCGCGTCCTCGTAGGGACCACCGACGTGGACGCGGAGATGGGCCAGGACGCCGTCTGCACCGACGAGGAAATCGACTACTTCTTCGAACTGATCGGCCACGTGTTCCCGGACATCCCCGTCAGCCGTGACCAGATCGTTTACACTTTCTCTGGCGTCCGGCCTCTGCCCCGGCACGATGCGACCCACCCCGGTTTCGTTTCCCGGGACTACCGGATTGAGCGCCGCGGACCGGGCAGCGCCGCATCCGGTCCGGGCGCCGTCGTGCTCAGCCTGGTGGGCGGCAAATGGACCACCTTCCGCGCCCTGGCCGAGCACCTGACCAACGACGTCCTCGCCGAGCTCGGCGTGCAGCGCAAGGTGTCCACGGCGCAACTACCCATCGGTGGCGGCGCAGGCTTCCCGGCCGACGAGGCCGGGGTCCAGAAGTGGATCAAGCAGCACATGGCTCCAGGCCGGGACGCGGACCGGACCGCCGGTTTGCTGACCCGCTACGGGACGCGGGCGGAGGCCGTGATGGCCTACCTGGATGCCGGACCTGACCACGTGTTGCACTCCACCCGGGAACTGAGCGTGCGCGAACTTGAGTTCATGGCAGTCCACGAACAAGTGGGACACCTTGTAGATGTCCTTATCCGCCGGACGTCCCTGGCCTTCCGGGGCCTCGTCACAGGCGAACTGCTCAACGAGGTGGCAGAGGTTCTCGCTGTGCCACTGGCCTGGGACGCCACGGCGCGTGCCGCAGAAATCCGGCACGCGCAGGAAGTCCTGCAGCGGTTCCACCGCGTAGAGATCAACAGCCTGGTCGCCTAG
- a CDS encoding MIP/aquaporin family protein, whose protein sequence is MSLGIVFLSEVFGTAMLTLLGCGVVANVALRGTKGNSGGFLMVTWGWGIAVFAGVYVAAKSGSHLNPAVTLGFLAKGNKEYAPDVPVDFASTLTYLGGEMLGAFLGAVVCWLAYKQHFDAEEEAASKLAVFSTGPAIRTSSWNLVTEIIGTFVLVFVILAFGGTPSGLGPLAVALLVVGIGVSLGGPTGYAINPARDLGPRIAHALLPIKGKGSSDWGYSWIPVVGPLVGGALGGLVARLLPIIASAAA, encoded by the coding sequence ATGTCTCTTGGAATTGTTTTCCTTTCCGAAGTATTCGGAACGGCGATGCTCACCCTGCTGGGTTGCGGCGTTGTGGCCAACGTCGCCCTGCGGGGCACGAAAGGCAACAGCGGCGGGTTCCTGATGGTTACTTGGGGATGGGGTATCGCTGTCTTCGCGGGTGTCTATGTGGCCGCGAAGTCGGGATCACACCTGAACCCCGCCGTGACGCTTGGTTTCCTGGCTAAGGGAAATAAGGAATATGCGCCGGACGTTCCCGTTGATTTCGCGTCCACGCTGACCTATCTCGGTGGGGAAATGCTGGGTGCGTTCCTTGGTGCCGTCGTCTGCTGGCTCGCCTACAAGCAGCATTTCGACGCCGAAGAGGAAGCCGCCAGCAAGCTTGCAGTTTTCTCCACCGGCCCTGCGATCCGTACTAGTTCCTGGAACCTGGTGACCGAGATCATCGGCACCTTTGTCCTGGTGTTCGTCATCCTCGCCTTCGGCGGAACCCCGTCCGGCCTCGGGCCGCTCGCTGTGGCCCTCCTCGTCGTCGGCATCGGCGTCTCCCTGGGCGGCCCCACCGGCTACGCCATCAACCCCGCCCGTGACCTCGGCCCGCGCATCGCCCACGCCCTGCTCCCCATCAAGGGCAAGGGCTCCAGCGACTGGGGCTACTCATGGATCCCGGTTGTGGGCCCGCTCGTCGGCGGCGCCCTGGGCGGACTCGTCGCCCGGCTGCTTCCAATCATCGCCTCAGCAGCTGCCTGA
- the metK gene encoding methionine adenosyltransferase, with amino-acid sequence MTLPLHLPQSHAATPSALRLFTSESVTEGHPDKICDQISDAILDALLDKDPESRVAVETMATTGLVHVAGEVTTDAYVEIPQIVRETILGIGYDSSANGFDGARCGVSVSIGQQSNDIAGGVFNSLEAREGRQEDDYDLQGAGDQGLMFGYASDETPSYMPTPIWLAHRLSERLTEVRKSGQLPYLRPDGKTQVTVGYDKDLPVSVETVVISSQHAEGASLEQLRADLASIVIEPVLAGANLDISRAANILNPAGEFVIGGPVGDAGLTGRKIIVDTYGGMARHGGGAFSGKDPSKVDRSAAYAMRWVAKNVVAAGLAKRAEIQIAYAIGQARPVGTYVETFGTETVDPARISAAIAEIFDLRPRAIIDALDLKRPIYAKTAAHGHFGRDDPDFTWERLDRVDDLKAFFNA; translated from the coding sequence GTGACTTTACCGCTGCACCTTCCCCAGTCCCACGCGGCCACGCCCTCCGCGCTCCGGCTCTTCACCTCCGAGTCGGTCACCGAGGGCCATCCGGACAAGATCTGCGACCAGATCAGTGACGCCATTCTTGACGCCCTGCTGGACAAGGACCCGGAATCCCGCGTTGCCGTGGAGACCATGGCCACGACAGGCCTGGTCCACGTGGCCGGCGAGGTCACCACCGACGCCTACGTCGAAATCCCGCAAATTGTCCGCGAGACCATCCTGGGCATCGGCTACGACTCCTCGGCCAACGGCTTCGACGGTGCCCGCTGCGGTGTTTCCGTGTCCATCGGCCAGCAGTCCAACGACATCGCCGGGGGAGTCTTCAACTCCCTTGAAGCCCGTGAGGGACGCCAGGAGGACGACTACGACCTCCAGGGCGCCGGCGACCAGGGCCTGATGTTCGGCTACGCCAGCGACGAGACTCCGTCCTACATGCCCACGCCCATCTGGCTCGCACACCGCCTCTCGGAGCGGCTCACCGAAGTTCGCAAGTCAGGCCAGCTGCCCTACCTGCGCCCGGACGGCAAAACCCAGGTGACTGTGGGCTATGACAAGGACCTTCCCGTCTCTGTCGAAACTGTTGTGATCTCCAGCCAGCACGCTGAGGGTGCAAGCCTGGAACAGCTCCGTGCGGATCTGGCCTCCATTGTCATCGAACCCGTCCTGGCCGGGGCCAACCTGGACATTTCCCGTGCGGCGAACATCCTGAACCCGGCCGGTGAATTCGTGATCGGCGGGCCCGTGGGCGATGCCGGCCTCACCGGCCGGAAGATCATCGTAGACACCTACGGCGGCATGGCCCGCCACGGCGGCGGTGCCTTCTCCGGCAAGGATCCGTCCAAGGTGGACCGGTCCGCTGCCTACGCCATGCGGTGGGTTGCCAAAAACGTGGTGGCAGCAGGACTGGCCAAGCGTGCGGAGATCCAGATTGCTTACGCCATCGGCCAGGCCCGCCCCGTGGGAACCTACGTTGAAACCTTCGGCACCGAAACGGTGGATCCCGCACGCATCAGCGCCGCCATCGCGGAGATTTTCGACCTTCGGCCCCGCGCCATCATCGACGCCCTGGACCTGAAGCGGCCCATTTACGCCAAGACTGCCGCACACGGACACTTCGGCCGAGACGATCCGGACTTCACCTGGGAGCGCCTGGACCGCGTGGATGACCTGAAGGCATTCTTCAACGCCTAG